In Acinetobacter sp. TGL-Y2, a genomic segment contains:
- a CDS encoding NirD/YgiW/YdeI family stress tolerance protein: MKKTPFLLTALLLGLTANVWAGKSDQTIIAEASKNLSTVAGAIKANDETPVSVTGTIVRHIKDDHFELKDNTGSIPVEIDEDLATVKQLKAGTKVKVYGEVDTHREKPTDIEVLKIELLK, encoded by the coding sequence ATGAAAAAAACACCGTTTCTATTGACTGCCCTGCTCTTGGGTTTAACGGCCAATGTGTGGGCTGGCAAGTCTGATCAAACCATTATTGCTGAAGCGAGCAAAAATCTGAGCACTGTTGCAGGCGCAATTAAAGCCAATGATGAGACCCCGGTGAGTGTGACAGGCACCATTGTGCGCCATATCAAAGATGATCATTTCGAGTTAAAGGACAATACTGGCTCGATTCCTGTCGAAATTGATGAAGACTTAGCCACAGTGAAGCAGCTCAAGGCGGGTACGAAAGTCAAAGTTTATGGTGAGGTCGATACGCACCGCGAAAAGCCCACTGATATAGAGGTCCTTAAAATTGAACTTTTAAAGTAA